Within Dysgonomonas sp. HDW5A, the genomic segment CGATTGTATTACAATTTGATCTTTAACCGCATTACGTGCAATCTGCCCGACAATAGGTATAGTGGATAATTTTTCAAGTTCACTTCTGTTTTTTATCTGCGTTTTAAAGAGGCTTCTTATATAAATAACCAATATTGGAATTACAAGTCCTAAAATAAATGCAGTGAAAATAATAATCTGAGTTCTGGGAGCTATAGGTGGGGTATTCTCTTGAGGTGAAACTATAATACGAGCTTTATTGGGTGTGGAAGCAATAGACAGATTTGTTTCCTCCCGTTTTTGCATAAGGAATAAAAACAGATTTTCTTTAATCTGCTGTTCACGCACTTTTTCAATCAAGCCTCTTTCTTGCTGAGGAATAGATGTTACTTTCGATTTTGTAGAGGAAGATTGTCGTAGAATATCCTGTTTTGCTACATTGTAAGATTGCTTCACATTTTTCAATGAGTTTACAATGCTATTATGCATATTATTAATATCGGCAGTCAGCCTTATATAGCTGGGGTTATCTTGCCCCATCCCTTTTAACTGAACTTCAGAATTAAGTAGCTTATTATTATACTCTCCGATTATTTGAGTCAATCCCAAATCCGATATTCCGATATTGGGTATTACGGCAAGTTTATTGTTTGGATCATTTACAAAACGTTCAATTAAAGAAATCAGATTTATCTGAGTCTCTGCATCCATCAGCTTTTGATCGTTTACACCTGTCTGTTGAACAAACAATTGAGCTTCGGAGGTTAAGTCCGTAATCTGATTTTCTTGTTTAAAGTTTACCACATTTTCTTCGGCACTACCCAATTCAACTGATATTTCTTTTAGTCTATCATTAATAAAAATGGCTGTATTATAAGCTATCTCATTTTTAATATTGACATTCATTTCATTGTACTGCTTTATTAACTCCCTAAGTATGGCACTGCCTTTTTCTGTACTGTTACCCAAAAAAACAAGATTGAGTACCGACGATGTTTTACTGAATGGTGATACTGTCAATCGACCGCAAAGAGAGGAAACTGTTGATGCTATATCATTTATCTGGACATAGTACTCCTCTCCGTCAACAACCTCTTTTCCTGTCAATTGAATAGTAAGTTCAATATCGTCTACTTTTATTTTAGCAGGTAATACCTGTAGATTTTCGCTTATTTTATGATTTCCAGATGCACCATAAACTTCGTATTCAGCACCATTCTTTTGTATATAAAACTCAATATTTCCAATCTTATCCCGTTTTTGAGGATCAAAACTTACTAAGAATGGAGATTCCTTATATAATTCTATTTTCCTAAGTTTTTCATTAATATAATATACTGCTTGCAAATTCAATGTGTCTACAACTGAATACATCAAGTCGGGAGAAGACAGTATTGCAATTTCATTATCTAGATTATTAGTTGTTGATAACAAACCCAGAGCATTTAAATCCAGTTCGGCAGCAGCATTGCTTTTGCCTGAGCCTTTGTCTTCATTCAACAATATCGACAACGATGACTTATATTCTTTTTGAGTTACAAGTATTCCCATTGCACTAATGACCAAACAAATTATAACAGATATTATAAACCATTTCCAATAGCGCAAATATTCGAATACAGTATCCGCTAAAGATGTTGTATTATTGAGATTCTTCCGATTTTCATTTCCTTTTTCCATTTCTATATCAACGGGTTAAGATGGCTACAACTGATATAACAGATACGATGATAGACAAGGCGGATAGTCCTATTGATTGCATAGTACCAAAGCTCGAATTGTTTCCTTTAGCTTTATTTGTCTCTACATAAAGTTTATCGTTTTGCTGCATATAGAATATATTTTCGTTTTTCAACAGATTTTTATCCTGCATATTTATTCTGTACATAACTGTTTCTCCACTTTCAAGTGTTCTTAGCAGCAATACATTATCTCTCTTACCATAAATAGTCATATCTCCGGCTTCGGCAAGGGCATCAAAAATGGTTATTTGCCCATTTTGGGAATTATATACTCCGGGTTTATTTACTTCTCCAAGAACAGAAACTTCAAAATTTAAGAATCTTACATTTACAATTGGTTTTTCGACGATATAGCGGGGATAAATAAGCGAAACCAAGTAGTCCTGCACTTCATTCGTTGTCATTCCTCCAACTTTTAGCGTTCCTAATACGGGGAAGTCTATTTTTCCGTCTTTGTTTACCATATAATTTTGTAAGCCTCCTGAATTGGCAGTTGACGGAGCAATGGTAGTTTGTAAAGGACTACTCAGATTGGTTGGCACTAATGGCAAATTAAAATCAACTGCGGCACCGGGTACTGTAGAGTTGACCGTGATGCTGATTATATCATTAGGCATGATCTTGGCTTCATGCACAGAGGTAGATAATATCTCGGGAGAAATTTCTCCTGCATCTTTCAAATAAGGTAGTTGTTTATAACTATTACAGGAACTAAAGACAATAATAAAAAAGAGTAGCAAAGAAGTAAAATTTCCGGATAAATGTTTCATCGTTTCCTAAATAAAATGCTTGACTAATTATACTAAAATATAAGATAAACTGTTATCGATTTTGAGACTAACACATAATATAATTTAATCACCCTACCACTTACTGACGTTTTGAATAAAGTCAATTAAAGAATAATAAACTTGTTAAATTGAATACTTAAACATATGAACATACATAGTATGTGATTAGTTCATATGAAGGACAACATCTTTTAAACTGAGGGATCGATTATGCTTGGATGTGAAAAGAGAGATTTTTTGAAGGCTTGCAACAGATGCTCTAGTTATCTCCTAGATTATCAGGGATAATATATCTTATTCATAACAGAAGGTCGCTTTAAAGCTATCGGCAATATCTAATGAATCGGTATAGATATGGAAATCAACATCTCTGGGCTTCATCAGTAAGCCCATTCTGGTAGAACCTACACGGTTAACCATATATAAAATTGATTATCATTCACTTACTTCGTTCAAGCCTTCTACTATCTTTTCTGCTTTTGCCTGATTTTTTTCTGCTGTTTCTAAATAATTTTCCATTTTTGATTAGTTTTTTGATTCGAGATATCCTGTCAATTCATTGATAGCATATAGAGGTACGTGGAAAAAACGGATAAAATGACCCCTAAAAAACGCAGTAAAATGACCACCTGAAGTTATCCTTTCAAAATAGTCAAAAGTTGTCCTCGGGATTGGGGGCAAAAAGGAAGGAGATTCAGCCCGAGTTAAACTTCTATTAATTTATTAGCTTTCCCTTATTTGGGGTCCACTTGTTTTGCAAAAATACATATTCATATCAAAATATCATTGACAGGTCCATTTAAATTTATCATTGGAAGCTGCTTTCATTCTTTGTTTTTCTTTTTCTGATTGATTCTCCGTACAATTCAACTCTTAAAGAATGGTGTACCAGTCTATCCAGGATTGCGTCAGCGACAGTCTTTTCCCCGATTGTATCATGCCATGCCTTTACCGGCATCTGTGAAGTGATCACCGTTGCTCGTTTTTGATGCCTGTCTTCTATGATATCCATTAGTATTCCTCTGGACTGCGAATCGAAGGTTTGCATGGCAAAGTCATCGAGGATTAACAGATCAGTTCTTTCTATTCGCTTAAAATCATTTAAGATTGTTCCTTTTACCTTGACTATCTTTAATTGACTCATAAGTTTAGCGGTACTGGCGTAAAATACCCTGTATCCATCCTGACAGGCCTTATAGCCTAAAGCTGTGGCTAAATAACTTTTCCCGGTTCCTGTAGGTCCTGTTATAAGCATGTCTTTACTATCTCTGACAAATTCGAGGGCCGCCAGGAGGTCCACCTGATTACGGTCCAGTCCGCGCTCGAAGCTATAATCTATATCTTCCAGGCAAGCATTATAGTGGAAGTTGGCTGCCTTAATGGCTCTTTCAATAGCCCTGTTTCGACGATTATCCCATTCACTGGATACTAAATGGAAGATAAACTGGTCTTTTGTCATCTGCTCTTTTAGTGTATTTTCCAATGATGTCTTAAAAGCATCGTGCATCCCGTATAGACGCATCTGACGTAGTTTTTCTAATGTTCGATTATTCATGATTCTTTGTTGTTTTTGATTTGTTTAAAATTAACGTTAGCTTGTTCTTATATGATTATTCATAGTACTCTTTGCCTCTTATGTTTTCATGTTCAGGGATATCGCCAGTTTCTTCCTCTACCTCGACTTGTTCCGATTTGGTTTTCAGGATATCCTGTATCTCAAGGAAACTATACCTGCCATAGCTGTTGGCTAAGCGACAGGCGGCCGCCAGACGGGCAGGACCAACTTTACGAGCCAGATTCAATATGCCGGAGCATATCTTGTTTGCCTGGTCTATATCTCGTTTTGTTTCCAGTATTTTACGGATATAACATTCATCATCTTCGTGTATCTCTGCTGCCTGAGCAAGGAACGTTTCCGGCGACCATTCCATGATAGCTTTGTGCTTAGGACTAAGATGTTCCGGTTTAAATGTATGTCGGAACTCCTTACGATCGCGGACATGAGTTGCCACACAAGTATATCCATCATAGATAAACACATCGCTGGCTGTATTAGATATTTTAAGTTTTTTATTGATGTAGATGTAAGGCACACTATAGATGTGAATGTCTTCCCGTAAACGCACGTACCCATCTCTGCCAACAGTAGTCATGACATGCTTCTTAATTTGATAACAGATAGGATTCAAAGGACCCTGCGTGTCTTTTTCTATATCTTCAAAATAGCTTCGA encodes:
- a CDS encoding polysaccharide biosynthesis/export family protein; the protein is MKHLSGNFTSLLLFFIIVFSSCNSYKQLPYLKDAGEISPEILSTSVHEAKIMPNDIISITVNSTVPGAAVDFNLPLVPTNLSSPLQTTIAPSTANSGGLQNYMVNKDGKIDFPVLGTLKVGGMTTNEVQDYLVSLIYPRYIVEKPIVNVRFLNFEVSVLGEVNKPGVYNSQNGQITIFDALAEAGDMTIYGKRDNVLLLRTLESGETVMYRINMQDKNLLKNENIFYMQQNDKLYVETNKAKGNNSSFGTMQSIGLSALSIIVSVISVVAILTR
- a CDS encoding tyrosine-protein kinase family protein yields the protein MEKGNENRKNLNNTTSLADTVFEYLRYWKWFIISVIICLVISAMGILVTQKEYKSSLSILLNEDKGSGKSNAAAELDLNALGLLSTTNNLDNEIAILSSPDLMYSVVDTLNLQAVYYINEKLRKIELYKESPFLVSFDPQKRDKIGNIEFYIQKNGAEYEVYGASGNHKISENLQVLPAKIKVDDIELTIQLTGKEVVDGEEYYVQINDIASTVSSLCGRLTVSPFSKTSSVLNLVFLGNSTEKGSAILRELIKQYNEMNVNIKNEIAYNTAIFINDRLKEISVELGSAEENVVNFKQENQITDLTSEAQLFVQQTGVNDQKLMDAETQINLISLIERFVNDPNNKLAVIPNIGISDLGLTQIIGEYNNKLLNSEVQLKGMGQDNPSYIRLTADINNMHNSIVNSLKNVKQSYNVAKQDILRQSSSTKSKVTSIPQQERGLIEKVREQQIKENLFLFLMQKREETNLSIASTPNKARIIVSPQENTPPIAPRTQIIIFTAFILGLVIPILVIYIRSLFKTQIKNRSELEKLSTIPIVGQIARNAVKDQIVIQSNQNSGIAEMFRSLRNNLNFIFYHKVNQLILVTSTTTGEGKTFISLNLSMSFALSGKKVLLIGGDIRNPKLHRYLKLDNKRGLSDYLADEDPWENYVSDSELHKNLKIMQSGTIPPNPNELLMNPRLKELLSEVKKEYDFIIIDTAPVGLVSDTYLIDEYVDATLYIVREGITPKTAVNFMNAQKEEGKLMNMYLVLNDSHLDSNYKYGYGKAYGYQIK
- the istB gene encoding IS21-like element helper ATPase IstB; protein product: MNNRTLEKLRQMRLYGMHDAFKTSLENTLKEQMTKDQFIFHLVSSEWDNRRNRAIERAIKAANFHYNACLEDIDYSFERGLDRNQVDLLAALEFVRDSKDMLITGPTGTGKSYLATALGYKACQDGYRVFYASTAKLMSQLKIVKVKGTILNDFKRIERTDLLILDDFAMQTFDSQSRGILMDIIEDRHQKRATVITSQMPVKAWHDTIGEKTVADAILDRLVHHSLRVELYGESIRKRKTKNESSFQ